A window of Flavobacterium flavigenum contains these coding sequences:
- the rbfA gene encoding 30S ribosome-binding factor RbfA, whose amino-acid sequence METNRQKKIGGVIQKDLVDILQGEVRKNGINNLVISVSKVSVTTDLSVATVYLSIFPQEKAKETLEGIKSNTNLIKHDLSQRVRLQLRRVPNLVFFIDDSLDYIEKIDNALAGKENPIENRDLLEKRRKS is encoded by the coding sequence ATGGAAACAAACAGACAGAAAAAAATAGGCGGTGTCATCCAAAAAGATCTGGTTGATATTTTGCAGGGTGAAGTGAGAAAAAACGGAATTAACAACTTAGTAATTTCGGTATCCAAAGTAAGTGTTACTACTGATTTATCAGTGGCAACTGTATATTTAAGTATTTTTCCGCAAGAAAAAGCAAAAGAGACTTTAGAAGGAATAAAATCGAATACGAATTTAATTAAGCACGATTTATCCCAGCGTGTACGTTTGCAATTGCGTCGTGTACCAAATCTGGTATTTTTTATTGATGACTCATTAGACTATATCGAAAAAATTGACAATGCTCTGGCAGGCAAAGAGAACCCAATCGAAAACCGTGATCTTTTAGAAAAAAGAAGAAAATCGTAA
- a CDS encoding phenylacetate--CoA ligase family protein yields MIPAIEKNSLEEIKIFQEQKLAELLTYISENSPFYKRLFAGQNIDISKVKTLEDLQFLPVTTKEDLQQYNDDFVCVPQHKIIDYASTSGTLGDPVTFGLTDSDLDRLAYNEAISFACAGIAEGDVVQLMTTIDRKFMAGLAYFLGLRKLKVGVIRVGAGIPEMQWDSILKYNPSYLITVPSFLLKLIEYAEIHGIDYNNSSIKGAICIGESLREQDFSMNILSKKITDKWNIKLFSTYASTEMSTAFTECEHGKGGHHHPELIIVEVLDENNIPVKNGETGELTFTTLGIEAMPLLRFKTGDIVQLHNEPCSCGRNTLRVGPVVGRKKQMIKYKGTTLYPPAMNDVLRSFDNIENHLIEISTNDLGTDEILIKIAVKNQTPEFLQEIKDHFRAKLRVTPKIEFASKEVLNPLVFNPMSRKPIRFFDYRKTTI; encoded by the coding sequence ATGATTCCGGCAATAGAAAAAAATTCTTTAGAGGAAATTAAAATTTTTCAGGAACAAAAATTAGCTGAACTTTTAACTTATATCAGCGAGAATTCTCCATTTTATAAAAGACTTTTCGCAGGGCAGAATATTGATATTTCGAAAGTAAAAACGCTGGAAGATTTACAATTTTTACCCGTTACTACCAAAGAAGATTTACAACAATACAACGATGATTTTGTGTGTGTACCGCAGCATAAAATTATTGATTACGCTTCAACGTCCGGAACTTTAGGTGATCCGGTAACTTTTGGTTTAACTGACTCTGACTTGGACCGATTAGCGTATAATGAAGCCATTTCATTTGCCTGCGCCGGAATTGCTGAAGGCGATGTAGTTCAGTTGATGACAACAATTGACCGAAAATTTATGGCAGGTCTTGCCTATTTTTTAGGTTTGAGAAAATTGAAAGTTGGCGTTATCCGTGTGGGTGCCGGAATTCCCGAAATGCAATGGGATTCGATTTTAAAATACAATCCGAGTTACTTGATTACGGTTCCTTCTTTCCTTTTGAAATTAATTGAATATGCCGAAATCCACGGAATCGATTATAATAATTCGAGTATAAAAGGTGCCATTTGTATTGGAGAATCCTTAAGAGAACAGGATTTTTCAATGAATATTTTATCCAAAAAAATTACGGATAAATGGAATATTAAGTTGTTTTCGACTTATGCTTCTACCGAAATGAGTACCGCTTTTACAGAATGTGAACACGGAAAAGGCGGACACCATCATCCCGAATTAATTATTGTTGAAGTTCTGGACGAAAATAATATTCCCGTAAAAAATGGCGAAACTGGCGAACTGACTTTTACTACTTTAGGAATTGAAGCCATGCCGTTACTGCGTTTTAAAACCGGAGATATTGTACAGCTTCACAATGAACCATGTTCTTGTGGGCGAAATACTTTGCGTGTCGGTCCGGTTGTCGGCCGTAAAAAACAGATGATCAAATACAAAGGAACAACATTGTATCCACCTGCGATGAACGATGTCTTGAGGAGTTTCGACAATATCGAAAATCATTTGATTGAAATCTCTACCAATGATTTAGGCACGGATGAAATCCTGATAAAAATTGCGGTTAAAAACCAGACTCCGGAATTTCTTCAGGAAATTAAAGATCACTTTAGAGCCAAATTAAGAGTAACACCAAAAATAGAATTTGCCTCAAAAGAAGTTTTAAATCCTTTGGTTTTTAATCCGATGAGCCGAAAACCCATTCGGTTTTTTGATTACAGGAAAACAACTATATAA
- a CDS encoding MATE family efflux transporter, with protein sequence MTETTIKKNLFSKIFATLKQALKGDESFDYTSGSIKKAVILLAIPMVLEMMMESVFALVDLYFVGHLENSSFAIQTVGLTESVLTVIYSLAIGMSMAATAVVARRIGEKDPVAAAKAGMQAIIIAFAVNSVLSIFGIMYANDILILMGSSLESAEHGFRFTQIMIGSSLCIMLLFLINGIFRGAGNAAIAMKSLWIANICNIILCPVLINGLGPVPAFGLVGAALATTCGRSIGVLYQIYHLFSGNGILKIKISYFAPDFTQIKALIKIAAPGILQFVIASCSWIFLAQLVATTGGDHGSAGYQTALRIMMFFILPAWGLSNAAATLVGQNLGAKQIERVEKSVFTTARYNVIFMATIMVITLIFGNYIISFFTNDEMVKTIAAEALQTMSIGFVFYGIGMVLINTFNGAGDTWTPTGINFFGFWLFQIPLAYVLAKHFNMGPTGVFIAIPVAETAITLAGIFFYKRGKWKRVQV encoded by the coding sequence ATGACAGAAACAACTATAAAGAAGAATCTATTTTCTAAAATTTTTGCCACATTAAAACAAGCCCTGAAAGGCGACGAATCCTTTGATTATACATCCGGAAGCATCAAGAAAGCAGTAATTCTTCTTGCCATTCCAATGGTTTTGGAAATGATGATGGAGTCTGTTTTTGCTTTAGTCGATTTATATTTTGTCGGACATTTGGAAAACAGCAGTTTTGCGATTCAGACTGTTGGTTTAACCGAATCGGTATTGACGGTTATTTATTCGCTTGCCATCGGAATGAGTATGGCGGCGACAGCAGTTGTGGCCAGACGTATCGGGGAAAAAGATCCGGTTGCTGCAGCAAAAGCCGGAATGCAGGCTATTATTATTGCTTTTGCAGTTAACAGCGTATTGAGCATTTTCGGAATTATGTATGCAAATGATATCCTGATTTTAATGGGTTCTTCATTAGAATCAGCTGAACATGGTTTCAGGTTTACTCAAATCATGATTGGTTCCAGTTTGTGCATTATGCTTTTGTTCCTGATAAACGGAATTTTTCGAGGTGCCGGAAATGCAGCAATCGCTATGAAAAGTCTCTGGATTGCCAACATCTGCAATATTATTTTATGTCCGGTTTTAATTAACGGTTTAGGACCGGTTCCGGCTTTTGGATTGGTTGGAGCAGCATTAGCCACAACATGTGGAAGAAGTATTGGAGTTTTGTATCAAATTTATCATTTATTTTCAGGGAACGGAATTTTAAAAATAAAAATATCCTATTTCGCTCCGGATTTTACACAAATAAAAGCGCTAATAAAAATTGCAGCTCCCGGAATTTTACAATTCGTAATTGCATCCTGCAGCTGGATTTTCTTAGCCCAATTAGTAGCCACGACCGGAGGCGATCATGGTTCTGCAGGTTATCAGACAGCGCTTAGAATTATGATGTTTTTTATTCTCCCTGCCTGGGGATTAAGTAATGCGGCGGCAACTTTGGTGGGACAGAATTTAGGTGCTAAACAAATTGAACGAGTCGAAAAATCAGTTTTTACAACAGCCCGGTACAATGTCATTTTCATGGCAACTATTATGGTGATTACCCTAATTTTTGGAAACTATATTATTTCGTTTTTCACTAATGACGAAATGGTAAAAACAATAGCAGCTGAAGCGTTGCAAACGATGAGTATCGGATTTGTTTTCTACGGAATCGGAATGGTTTTGATCAATACCTTCAATGGTGCGGGAGATACCTGGACACCAACCGGAATCAATTTTTTCGGGTTTTGGCTGTTCCAGATTCCGCTTGCTTATGTATTGGCAAAACATTTTAATATGGGACCAACCGGAGTTTTTATTGCCATTCCGGTTGCTGAAACTGCCATTACTTTAGCCGGAATCTTTTTCTACAAAAGAGGAAAGTGGAAACGAGTACAGGTGTAA
- the dusB gene encoding tRNA dihydrouridine synthase DusB produces the protein MVKIGNIELPEFPLLLAPMEDVSDPPFRRLCKTHGADMMYSEFISSEGLIRDAIKSRMKLDIFDYERPVGIQIFGGDEEAMEMSSKIVSTVKPDLVDINFGCPVKKVVCRGAGAGVLKDVDLMVRLTKAVIKGTDLPVTVKTRLGWDDNSINIDEVAERLQDIGVQALTIHARTRAQMYKGHSDWSHIARVKNNPRITMPIFGNGDIDSPEKALQYKNEYGIDGIMIGRAAIGYPWIFNAIKHFFKTGEHLPAPTVIDRVEAARNHLQWSMDWKGERLGIVEMRRHYTNYFKGIHSFKEFKQKLVTTDAPEDLFAIMKEIEQVYAGYEFV, from the coding sequence ATGGTCAAGATTGGCAACATAGAATTACCCGAATTTCCTTTATTACTCGCACCGATGGAAGATGTTAGCGATCCGCCGTTTCGCAGATTATGCAAAACGCACGGTGCTGACATGATGTATTCTGAATTTATTTCATCGGAAGGATTGATTCGTGATGCTATAAAAAGCCGCATGAAACTGGATATTTTTGACTACGAGCGTCCAGTGGGAATTCAGATTTTTGGTGGTGATGAAGAAGCGATGGAAATGTCGTCTAAAATTGTTTCTACTGTAAAACCGGATTTAGTGGATATTAATTTTGGATGTCCTGTAAAAAAAGTAGTCTGCAGAGGTGCTGGTGCCGGAGTTTTAAAAGATGTTGACTTGATGGTACGTCTGACTAAAGCGGTTATCAAAGGTACAGATTTGCCTGTTACTGTTAAAACACGTTTAGGCTGGGATGACAACTCCATTAATATTGACGAAGTGGCAGAAAGGCTTCAGGATATTGGCGTTCAGGCTTTGACTATTCATGCGAGAACCCGTGCCCAAATGTACAAAGGCCATTCTGACTGGTCTCATATTGCACGTGTAAAAAACAACCCAAGAATTACCATGCCTATTTTCGGAAACGGCGATATCGATAGTCCGGAAAAAGCTTTACAATATAAAAACGAATACGGAATTGACGGAATCATGATTGGCCGTGCTGCGATTGGTTATCCGTGGATTTTTAATGCAATCAAACATTTCTTTAAAACCGGAGAACACCTGCCTGCTCCAACCGTTATTGATCGTGTTGAAGCTGCCAGAAATCATTTGCAATGGTCAATGGACTGGAAAGGCGAACGTTTGGGAATTGTAGAAATGCGTCGTCATTATACCAACTACTTCAAAGGAATCCATTCGTTTAAAGAATTCAAACAAAAATTAGTTACCACTGATGCACCTGAAGATTTGTTCGCCATTATGAAAGAAATTGAACAGGTTTATGCAGGATATGAATTTGTTTAA
- a CDS encoding ABC transporter permease translates to MNFPLYIAKRYLFSISKNNAINIINSIASLGIIVGTMALFVVLSVFSGLKVFSLSFTNEIDPDLKLTSTYGKSFLITPEDENQIKKIEGVASHTKIIEERVLFLFKDKQQVTYLKGVDSLYPVVNDIKKKLFNGQWLKPDSYQVVVGYGISQDFSMGILDFENPLQVFAPKPGKGAIENPEEAFNKTDVLPVGIYSISEELDSKYIFADLGLAQELLMYKPNQISGIELKLKPNADEKAIRSQLQTIFKNKITIKNRAQLNESLYKMLNTENIVVYLIFTLVIIVALFNLVGALIMMILEKKGNLKTLFNLGTEINHLRKIFLLQGTLLSVFGGIIGLFLGMILVLLQQQYELIMITPTLAYPVVFSFENVLIVMATIVILGFVASLIASSRVSKKLLD, encoded by the coding sequence TTGAACTTCCCTCTCTACATAGCCAAACGTTATCTTTTTAGTATCAGTAAAAATAACGCTATCAATATCATCAATTCAATTGCCAGTCTCGGAATTATTGTTGGTACTATGGCTTTGTTTGTTGTTTTATCAGTTTTTAGCGGATTGAAAGTTTTCAGCCTTTCTTTTACCAATGAAATTGACCCTGATTTAAAATTGACAAGTACGTATGGTAAATCATTTTTGATTACACCGGAAGATGAAAATCAAATTAAGAAAATAGAAGGGGTTGCTTCGCACACCAAAATTATCGAAGAACGTGTTTTGTTTTTATTTAAAGACAAACAGCAGGTTACTTATCTAAAAGGAGTTGACAGCCTCTATCCGGTTGTGAACGATATCAAAAAAAAGCTTTTTAATGGGCAATGGCTGAAGCCAGACAGCTATCAGGTTGTAGTTGGATATGGGATTTCACAGGATTTTTCGATGGGGATTCTGGATTTTGAGAATCCGTTGCAGGTATTTGCACCAAAACCCGGAAAAGGCGCTATTGAAAATCCCGAAGAAGCTTTCAACAAAACAGATGTACTGCCTGTCGGAATTTATTCTATCAGTGAAGAACTCGATTCTAAATATATTTTTGCAGATTTAGGTCTGGCTCAGGAATTATTGATGTATAAGCCAAATCAGATTTCCGGAATCGAATTGAAATTGAAACCTAATGCTGATGAGAAAGCGATACGCTCTCAACTTCAGACCATTTTCAAAAATAAAATTACAATAAAAAACAGGGCACAGCTAAATGAGTCTTTGTACAAAATGCTTAATACCGAAAATATTGTTGTTTATCTGATTTTTACGCTCGTCATAATTGTAGCACTTTTTAATTTGGTAGGGGCTTTAATTATGATGATTTTAGAAAAGAAAGGAAACTTAAAAACCCTTTTTAATTTAGGTACTGAAATTAATCATCTTCGAAAAATATTTTTATTGCAAGGAACATTATTAAGTGTTTTTGGAGGTATTATCGGTCTTTTCCTGGGTATGATTTTAGTATTATTACAGCAGCAATATGAATTGATTATGATAACACCAACTTTGGCTTATCCTGTTGTTTTCTCATTCGAAAATGTACTTATTGTAATGGCAACTATTGTTATTCTGGGCTTTGTGGCTTCCTTAATTGCCAGCAGCCGTGTAAGCAAAAAGTTGCTGGATTAA
- a CDS encoding circularly permuted type 2 ATP-grasp protein — MAKLAPSLNHSGWDEMFSNKGVRDSYRQVFQTLQGLNHKTLTSKQKQASDLFMNQGITFTVYSDDENGIERIFPFDIIPRIITQEDWLEIESGIKQRLLALNLFLEDIYNEQDIVKDGIIPAGLIASCPHYIQEVQGIKVPHNIHVHIAGIDLIRGAKGEFYVLEDNLRCPSGVSYMLENREITKRIFPDMLSSNHVSMVSNYPMIFHSILVSLSPRNVSNPNVVLLTPGVYNSAYYEHSYLARQMGIPLVEGRDLVVNNSKVYMKTTSGLQQVDVIYRRLDDDYLDPLVFKPDSALGVPGLISAYRQGNVALVNAVGNGVADDKAIYAYVPDMIKYYMNEEAILKNVPTYRMENLDEREYVFTNMENMVIKETNQSGGYGMIMGNKATQEEMDEAKIAITNNPRNFIAQPIIQLSTVPCLIDGELKLRHVDLRPYALCGPKGVQIVPGGLTRVALTEGSLVVNSSQGGGSKDTWIIK; from the coding sequence ATGGCAAAATTAGCACCTAGTTTAAATCATAGCGGTTGGGATGAAATGTTTTCTAATAAAGGTGTTCGGGATTCTTATCGTCAGGTTTTTCAAACTTTACAAGGTTTGAATCATAAAACTTTGACCAGTAAACAAAAACAGGCTTCTGATTTATTTATGAATCAGGGAATTACTTTTACGGTTTATAGTGATGATGAAAATGGAATTGAACGAATTTTCCCTTTTGATATTATTCCACGTATCATAACGCAAGAAGACTGGTTAGAAATAGAGTCAGGAATCAAACAGCGTTTACTGGCATTAAATTTATTTTTAGAAGATATTTATAATGAGCAAGACATTGTAAAAGATGGAATTATTCCAGCCGGATTAATTGCTTCATGCCCCCATTATATTCAGGAAGTCCAGGGAATAAAAGTACCTCATAACATACATGTGCACATTGCCGGAATTGATTTGATCAGGGGAGCAAAAGGCGAATTTTATGTATTGGAGGATAATTTGCGATGTCCGAGCGGGGTAAGTTATATGCTTGAAAACCGTGAGATTACCAAACGAATTTTTCCGGATATGCTTTCATCAAATCATGTGAGTATGGTGAGCAACTACCCGATGATTTTTCACAGTATTCTTGTTTCACTTTCACCCCGAAATGTTTCTAATCCAAATGTCGTTTTGCTGACTCCCGGAGTTTATAATTCAGCCTATTATGAACATAGTTATCTGGCGCGCCAAATGGGAATTCCGCTTGTTGAAGGTCGGGATTTGGTTGTTAACAATAGTAAAGTGTACATGAAAACGACTTCAGGATTACAACAGGTTGATGTTATTTACAGACGTTTAGATGATGATTATCTGGATCCTTTAGTTTTTAAACCGGACAGCGCTCTTGGTGTTCCGGGTTTAATAAGTGCTTATCGTCAGGGAAATGTAGCGTTGGTTAATGCCGTAGGAAACGGAGTAGCAGATGACAAAGCGATTTATGCTTATGTCCCCGATATGATCAAATATTATATGAATGAAGAAGCTATCTTAAAAAATGTTCCGACGTATCGAATGGAAAATTTAGACGAACGTGAATATGTTTTTACCAACATGGAAAACATGGTTATCAAGGAAACCAATCAAAGTGGCGGATACGGAATGATTATGGGAAACAAAGCAACCCAGGAAGAAATGGACGAGGCAAAAATTGCTATTACGAACAATCCCCGAAATTTTATTGCTCAGCCTATTATTCAGCTCAGCACAGTTCCGTGTCTGATTGACGGTGAGCTTAAATTACGTCATGTAGATTTAAGACCATATGCCTTATGTGGACCAAAAGGAGTTCAGATTGTTCCTGGAGGTCTAACGCGTGTCGCCCTTACAGAAGGTTCTTTGGTTGTAAATTCATCGCAGGGCGGCGGAAGCAAAGACACCTGGATTATTAAATAA
- a CDS encoding alpha-E domain-containing protein, protein MLSRVADGMFWLNRYMERTDGMLLTLNTSYILSFDKEINDSQGYKPLLEYYTSLSKAKIHSIQYDTPHVLKYIICDNQNDNSVKNLVIKARENARGSQDKITKELWEHINSMYHFMNSPDLPKKLETSDALSVITKLNKDLLLYNGILQVTMPRGLGWCFSSIGKHIERCLQTISMTQAYFAPINYNLEGEEDLIYWRRLLLSLSGYELYLKSYSNISHNRKVVHQVIFNMDFAHSVIYTLDFINTYLDCLFKNTDLSEARTLMNQFGRLKSYIEFTDYQHLTNQELEDVLRNTKNQLIQFSTDFSKLFFSYT, encoded by the coding sequence ATGCTTAGTAGAGTTGCTGATGGAATGTTTTGGCTCAACCGATACATGGAAAGAACAGACGGAATGTTACTTACTTTAAACACTTCCTATATTTTATCTTTCGATAAAGAAATTAATGATTCTCAGGGCTACAAACCGCTCTTAGAATATTATACGAGTTTGTCAAAGGCTAAAATTCATTCCATACAATATGACACACCTCATGTGCTGAAATATATAATTTGTGATAACCAGAATGATAATTCGGTAAAAAACTTAGTCATAAAAGCACGAGAAAATGCCAGAGGTTCTCAGGATAAAATAACCAAAGAATTGTGGGAGCATATTAATTCTATGTATCATTTTATGAACTCGCCTGATTTGCCAAAAAAGCTCGAAACCTCAGATGCCCTAAGCGTAATCACAAAACTAAATAAGGATTTATTGCTCTACAACGGAATTCTTCAGGTTACAATGCCACGTGGTTTAGGCTGGTGTTTTTCGAGTATTGGCAAACATATCGAAAGATGCCTGCAGACCATATCGATGACTCAGGCATACTTTGCTCCTATCAATTATAATCTTGAGGGTGAAGAAGATTTGATATATTGGCGAAGACTATTGCTGTCACTTTCGGGATACGAATTATATCTGAAAAGTTACAGTAATATTTCTCATAATCGAAAAGTGGTCCATCAGGTAATTTTTAATATGGATTTCGCCCACTCTGTAATCTACACGCTGGATTTTATTAATACTTATTTGGACTGTCTGTTTAAAAACACTGATTTAAGCGAAGCACGAACTTTAATGAATCAATTTGGAAGATTGAAAAGTTATATTGAATTTACCGATTATCAGCACCTGACTAATCAGGAATTAGAGGACGTTTTGCGAAATACAAAAAACCAGCTAATTCAGTTTTCGACCGATTTTTCCAAATTATTCTTTTCTTACACTTAA
- a CDS encoding transglutaminase family protein — MALFKIVHLTKYQYNHPIKESINEIRLFPHHFENQEVLQYQLLITHAPNVDISQDYYGNRVGNFNVLDTHTEMTIESRMLVRVNHSLKIPEMDSTSVKDIQAEKEKSISLLRLCYIDKIEKQAEIEDILEKIGLENKSIIEIAQQCNAYVFEHFTYTKGITNIETTVDEILMLKKGVCQDFANVLLHLLRTAGIPSRYVSGYICPNESGLRGEGATHAWVEIYTNTQGWLGLDPTNNIWTMDNHVRLSVGRNFSDCTPIKGTFKGLARQTLSVCVSIGYEDGRHFEEINDVKLQEVSSSVQEQLNYMDQLQQQQ, encoded by the coding sequence ATGGCTCTTTTCAAAATAGTTCACCTCACCAAATACCAATATAATCATCCCATAAAAGAAAGTATTAACGAAATCCGTCTATTTCCTCATCATTTTGAAAATCAGGAAGTATTACAATATCAGCTTTTAATTACGCATGCACCTAACGTTGATATCTCTCAGGATTATTATGGAAACCGCGTTGGCAATTTTAATGTATTAGACACTCATACCGAAATGACTATTGAATCACGAATGCTGGTTCGGGTAAATCATTCCCTTAAAATTCCTGAAATGGATTCCACTTCCGTGAAAGATATCCAGGCTGAAAAAGAAAAAAGTATTTCATTATTACGCCTATGCTATATTGATAAAATCGAAAAACAAGCAGAAATTGAAGACATATTAGAAAAAATAGGTCTGGAAAATAAATCTATAATTGAAATTGCGCAACAATGCAATGCTTATGTTTTTGAACACTTTACGTATACCAAAGGAATTACCAATATTGAAACGACAGTCGATGAAATTTTAATGCTCAAAAAAGGGGTTTGCCAGGATTTTGCAAACGTACTGCTGCATCTTTTACGCACAGCCGGTATTCCGTCAAGATATGTAAGCGGTTATATTTGTCCCAACGAAAGCGGGCTTAGAGGTGAAGGCGCCACACATGCCTGGGTTGAAATTTACACCAACACTCAGGGCTGGCTGGGGTTAGATCCAACAAATAATATTTGGACAATGGATAATCATGTCCGCCTTTCGGTAGGAAGAAATTTTAGTGATTGTACACCAATAAAAGGAACTTTTAAGGGATTAGCCAGACAAACTCTTTCCGTTTGTGTTTCTATAGGTTATGAAGACGGAAGACATTTTGAAGAAATAAACGATGTAAAATTACAGGAAGTATCCTCGAGTGTACAAGAGCAATTAAATTATATGGATCAACTGCAGCAACAACAATGA
- a CDS encoding C45 family autoproteolytic acyltransferase/hydolase, which yields MKNWVSYLLFIGFLGTVVSCGTAKSKKHLPDISAYNATKPVVTKRSDSTFISGNNSFSKNKQGLWELYVEGDPLEIGLTTGALSDSLLQKQQRIFFSKITDIVPSKFQQKMLRHFLSWFNRKLYLNVPEEYQTEIYGVSQYTSHEFDNIAPQYQRGLYLHAAHDIGHALQDLALVGCSSFAAWNEKSEDGNLILGRNFDFYVNDAFAENKIIAFVKPKQGHNFMMVTWPGMIGTVSGMNQQGLTVTINASKSKIPLVAKTPISILTREILQHAQNIDEAIAIAKKRKVFVSESIMVGSAQDNKAVLIEVSPKKMDVYDMPNTSQLICSNHFQGEAFKDDKRNQEQIVNSHSEYRFERIQELLSENKKINPQIASEILRDKNGLNNLPLGYGNEKALNQLMAHHGVIFKPKEKLVWVSANPYQLGEFVCYNLDAVFNGKKSNTEISFEQENLNIAKDPFIKTEAFQNYKKFKIEDHQMDFYLKKKETISAEFIQNYQSLNPDYWVVYYKTGLYFYQKKEFQQAQVNFEKALTKEITTAPEKAEIEKYLKKLKRKLQ from the coding sequence ATGAAAAACTGGGTTTCATATCTTTTATTCATCGGTTTTTTAGGAACTGTGGTTTCGTGCGGCACAGCAAAATCAAAAAAACATCTGCCTGATATTTCCGCTTATAATGCTACAAAACCAGTGGTTACAAAACGTTCTGACAGCACTTTTATTTCGGGGAATAATTCGTTTTCAAAAAACAAACAAGGCCTTTGGGAATTATATGTAGAAGGCGATCCCTTGGAAATTGGGCTTACAACCGGCGCTTTGTCAGATTCTCTCTTGCAGAAACAACAACGTATTTTTTTCTCTAAAATAACAGATATTGTCCCTTCAAAATTTCAGCAGAAAATGCTGCGTCATTTTTTGAGTTGGTTCAATCGAAAGCTATATCTGAATGTTCCGGAAGAATATCAAACAGAAATTTATGGCGTTTCGCAATACACTTCACATGAATTTGATAACATCGCCCCACAATATCAAAGAGGATTATATCTGCACGCTGCTCACGACATTGGTCATGCTTTGCAGGATTTAGCCTTGGTTGGCTGTTCGTCTTTTGCAGCATGGAATGAAAAATCTGAAGACGGAAATTTAATTCTGGGACGCAATTTTGATTTTTATGTAAATGATGCTTTCGCAGAAAATAAAATCATTGCGTTTGTAAAACCAAAACAGGGTCATAATTTTATGATGGTTACGTGGCCCGGAATGATTGGAACCGTTTCCGGAATGAACCAGCAAGGTCTGACTGTAACCATTAATGCATCAAAATCTAAAATTCCGCTAGTTGCCAAAACACCTATTTCAATTCTGACACGCGAAATTTTACAACACGCTCAAAATATTGACGAAGCCATTGCGATTGCAAAAAAAAGAAAAGTGTTTGTTTCAGAATCTATCATGGTAGGAAGTGCTCAGGATAATAAAGCCGTTTTGATTGAGGTTTCTCCTAAAAAAATGGATGTTTATGATATGCCGAATACCAGTCAGTTAATCTGTTCGAATCATTTTCAGGGAGAAGCATTTAAGGATGATAAGCGAAATCAGGAACAAATTGTAAACAGTCATTCTGAATACCGATTCGAAAGAATTCAGGAACTTTTATCAGAAAATAAAAAGATAAATCCGCAGATTGCTTCTGAAATTCTCAGGGATAAAAACGGTTTAAATAATCTTCCATTGGGCTACGGCAATGAAAAAGCTTTGAATCAGTTAATGGCGCATCATGGAGTTATTTTTAAACCGAAAGAAAAATTAGTCTGGGTTTCGGCAAATCCGTATCAATTGGGGGAATTTGTCTGTTACAATCTGGATGCTGTTTTTAATGGCAAAAAATCGAATACCGAAATTTCATTTGAACAAGAGAATTTAAATATTGCGAAAGATCCTTTTATAAAAACAGAAGCTTTCCAAAACTATAAAAAGTTTAAAATTGAAGATCATCAAATGGATTTTTACCTGAAAAAGAAAGAAACCATTTCTGCTGAATTCATTCAAAATTATCAATCGTTAAACCCGGATTATTGGGTTGTGTATTATAAAACAGGATTGTATTTTTACCAAAAAAAAGAATTTCAGCAGGCTCAGGTAAATTTTGAAAAAGCACTGACCAAAGAAATTACCACTGCTCCTGAAAAAGCAGAAATTGAAAAATATTTAAAAAAACTCAAAAGAAAATTACAATGA